Proteins co-encoded in one Bacteroidota bacterium genomic window:
- a CDS encoding lipid A biosynthesis acyltransferase has protein sequence MKKLWSGKTRGGVLGHKIFVFIIKRFRLRVAFFVLHFVAAYFVFFSPTSTRSIYQFFRKVLHYSRIKAFFKIFKNYYLFGQTLIDKVAMMAGIVKQYTFDFDGEEHLRAMVENKTGGMLISAHIGNWEIAGHMLQRLNCKVNVVMYEAEHENLKKYMSSVTGKKYVNVIVMRSDMSHIFEISEALKNKELICIHGDRFVPGAKVIPTDFFGRKAFFPSGPFYMASKFDVPYAFVYAMKERSTHYHLYSTPQKKCENGVNTMVAEYAIELEKMVLKYPEQWFNYYDFWTPVEKK, from the coding sequence ATGAAAAAATTGTGGAGTGGAAAAACGCGCGGCGGGGTACTGGGGCATAAAATTTTCGTATTCATCATTAAGCGTTTTCGGTTAAGGGTTGCCTTTTTTGTGCTGCACTTTGTGGCTGCCTATTTCGTGTTTTTTTCTCCTACATCAACCCGTTCAATCTATCAGTTTTTTAGAAAAGTTCTCCATTATTCCCGCATCAAAGCATTTTTTAAAATCTTTAAAAATTACTACTTGTTTGGTCAAACTTTGATTGATAAAGTGGCAATGATGGCCGGTATTGTAAAACAATATACATTTGATTTTGATGGAGAAGAGCATTTACGGGCCATGGTTGAAAATAAAACCGGTGGCATGCTGATTAGTGCACACATAGGAAATTGGGAAATTGCGGGCCACATGCTTCAACGTTTGAATTGCAAAGTAAATGTAGTTATGTATGAAGCGGAACACGAAAATCTTAAAAAATACATGAGTAGTGTAACCGGCAAAAAGTATGTAAATGTAATAGTAATGCGTTCTGACATGTCGCATATTTTTGAAATAAGTGAAGCGCTAAAAAACAAAGAACTAATTTGCATACATGGCGATCGCTTTGTTCCCGGTGCAAAGGTGATACCTACTGATTTTTTTGGAAGAAAAGCATTTTTCCCTTCAGGTCCATTTTACATGGCTTCGAAATTTGATGTTCCTTATGCTTTTGTATATGCTATGAAAGAGCGAAGTACGCATTATCATTTATATTCAACACCACAAAAAAAATGCGAAAATGGGGTGAATACTATGGTGGCGGAATATGCTATCGAGCTCGAAAAAATGGTATTAAAATATCCTGAACAGTGGTTTAATTATTATGATTTTTGGACTCCTGTTGAAAAAAAGTAA
- a CDS encoding acyl carrier protein: protein MTEAELIEKVNDLLVEEFEVDRAAISPDAVLKDTLGLDSLDYVDLVVVIESNFGFKVKPEDFMGIVTFQDFYSYALKRVTEKV, encoded by the coding sequence ATGACTGAGGCAGAATTAATTGAAAAAGTAAATGACCTGTTAGTAGAAGAGTTTGAAGTAGACCGTGCTGCAATATCGCCGGATGCAGTTTTGAAAGACACTCTTGGCTTAGACAGTTTAGACTATGTAGATTTAGTGGTAGTTATTGAAAGCAATTTTGGATTTAAAGTAAAACCCGAAGATTTCATGGGTATAGTAACCTTTCAAGACTTTTATTCATACGCTTTAAAACGAGTTACCGAGAAGGTATAA
- a CDS encoding beta-ketoacyl-[acyl-carrier-protein] synthase family protein, producing MNRVVITGLGVYSTIGKNLEEVRNSLYTGKSGIGFDQERKEFGFRSGLTGVIEKPILKGQLDRRLRVGLPEQGEYAFLATQEALANARIDMDFLEANDVGILYGNDSSAKPVIEATDTLRAKRDTMLLGSGSVFQSMNSTVTMNLSTIFKLKGINFTISGACASGSHSIGMGYFLIKHGLQQQVICGGAQELNMYSMGSFDALSAFSTKESNPITASKPFDKNRDGLVPSGGAATVILESYESAIKRGAPILAELVGYGFSSNGSHISQPSVDGLVKSMEMAMRDAGLTNAEIDYINAHATSTPVGDGFEARAIDKLFSDVKTPVSSTKSMTGHECWMAGASEIVYSMLMLQNSFIAPNINFESPDDDSAKLNLATKTVDKNIDVFLSNSFGFGGTNSSLIVKKIKK from the coding sequence ATAAACAGAGTAGTAATAACCGGATTGGGAGTGTATTCCACCATAGGTAAAAATCTGGAAGAAGTAAGAAACTCGTTGTATACCGGAAAATCGGGTATTGGCTTTGACCAGGAACGTAAAGAATTTGGGTTTCGTTCGGGCCTTACCGGTGTAATTGAAAAACCCATTTTGAAAGGACAACTCGATCGCAGATTACGTGTGGGCTTACCGGAGCAGGGCGAATATGCTTTTTTAGCAACCCAAGAAGCATTGGCCAATGCCCGAATTGACATGGACTTTTTGGAAGCCAATGATGTAGGGATTTTATACGGAAACGATAGTTCAGCAAAGCCGGTAATTGAAGCAACGGATACGTTACGTGCAAAACGCGATACCATGTTATTGGGTTCTGGTTCGGTATTTCAAAGTATGAATTCAACGGTTACGATGAATTTATCGACTATTTTTAAATTGAAAGGAATTAATTTTACCATAAGTGGTGCTTGTGCAAGTGGTTCACACTCGATTGGAATGGGCTATTTTTTAATTAAGCACGGTTTACAACAGCAGGTAATCTGTGGAGGTGCGCAAGAGTTAAATATGTATTCGATGGGAAGTTTTGATGCGCTGAGTGCATTTTCAACCAAAGAGAGCAATCCAATCACAGCTTCAAAGCCTTTTGATAAAAACCGCGATGGACTTGTTCCCAGTGGTGGTGCAGCTACCGTTATTTTAGAAAGTTACGAATCGGCTATAAAACGAGGAGCCCCTATTTTAGCTGAATTGGTGGGGTATGGATTCTCATCGAATGGTAGTCATATTTCACAGCCTAGTGTGGATGGCTTAGTAAAATCAATGGAAATGGCTATGCGTGATGCCGGATTGACAAATGCTGAAATCGATTATATTAATGCTCATGCCACCAGTACACCTGTTGGAGATGGATTTGAAGCACGTGCGATTGATAAATTATTTAGCGATGTAAAAACTCCTGTAAGCAGCACTAAATCAATGACCGGACATGAATGTTGGATGGCCGGAGCCAGTGAAATTGTATATTCGATGCTGATGTTGCAAAATTCGTTTATCGCACCAAATATTAATTTTGAATCACCAGATGATGATTCAGCAAAGCTAAATTTAGCCACAAAAACAGTAGATAAAAATATTGATGTATTTTTGTCGAATTCTTTTGGGTTTGGAGGTACCAACTCATCGCTTATAGTAAAAAAAATTAAAAAATAA
- the fabG gene encoding 3-oxoacyl-ACP reductase FabG, translated as MKYALVTGGSRGIGRAICLSLAESGYTLLINYKSNIAEAEKTLALVREKGSDGEILKFDVGNGAEIEKVLGDWIEANADKPIEVLVNNAGIRQDVLLMWMKAEEWHNVLNPTLDGFFYVTRLIIKSMLMKKYGRIINVVSLSGIKGMPGQTNYSAAKAGLIGATKALAQEVGRRNITVNAVAPGFIKTDMTTDLNEKDFKALIPMNRFGEVEEVAEVVNFLASSKASYITGEVISINGGLYT; from the coding sequence ATGAAATACGCACTGGTTACCGGAGGTTCAAGAGGCATCGGAAGGGCAATATGTCTTTCGCTTGCTGAAAGTGGGTATACCCTTCTTATAAATTACAAATCGAACATAGCAGAAGCTGAGAAAACATTGGCCCTTGTGCGTGAAAAAGGAAGTGATGGAGAAATCTTAAAATTTGATGTTGGGAACGGTGCCGAAATTGAAAAAGTATTGGGCGACTGGATTGAAGCCAATGCAGATAAACCAATTGAAGTATTAGTAAACAATGCAGGTATACGTCAGGATGTTTTGTTAATGTGGATGAAAGCCGAAGAATGGCACAATGTATTGAATCCTACTTTGGATGGCTTTTTTTACGTAACACGCTTAATAATAAAAAGCATGTTAATGAAAAAATATGGTCGCATCATTAATGTTGTATCCTTGTCGGGAATAAAAGGAATGCCGGGTCAAACGAATTACTCGGCAGCAAAAGCTGGTTTGATAGGAGCAACAAAAGCTTTGGCTCAGGAAGTTGGTCGCCGAAACATTACAGTAAATGCGGTTGCTCCGGGTTTTATTAAAACCGACATGACTACCGACTTAAATGAAAAAGATTTTAAGGCATTGATTCCTATGAATCGTTTTGGAGAGGTTGAAGAGGTTGCAGAAGTAGTTAATTTCTTAGCTTCATCAAAGGCATCCTACATCACAGGAGAGGTAATTTCAATAAACGGAGGTTTGTATACCTAA
- a CDS encoding aromatic amino acid lyase yields MIQLGEKDLTINEVIEILHGNEPIAISKVALNKVKESFKFLKDFSKGKVIYGINTGFGPMVQYKVSEKDQQELQYNLIRSHSAGAGKPLSNMQVKATMLARLNTLSKGFSGIHEEVIILLKELINRNIYPLIFEHGGVGASGDLVQLAHLALVLIGEGEVHYKGKWVATSAAFKAEKLKPITIHTREGLALINGTSAMTGIGMINAIDAQNLLRWSIMASSMISEIVETFDDHFSHELNHVKLHNGQNSIAAAMRAILTDSKLIKKRPEHLYHKKIEAEYLHEKVQEYYSLRCVPQILGPVLDTIQRTKQILASEINSVNDNPIIDKENNNVFHGGNFHGDYVSLEMDKLKIVVTKLSMLCERQLNFLLNDKLNQKLPPFVNLGKLGLNLGMQGAQFTATSTVAENQTLSFPMYVHSIPNNNDNQDIVSMGTNSALLTQRVIENAFQVIAIEYITILQAIDYLKFESKLSSKSRKLYKSLRTLVPKFTKDAIKYKEIELVKNYLQSNTLPLLN; encoded by the coding sequence ATGATACAACTAGGGGAAAAAGATTTAACCATTAATGAAGTGATTGAAATTTTGCATGGAAATGAACCCATCGCTATTTCAAAAGTTGCACTTAACAAGGTAAAAGAGAGTTTTAAATTTTTGAAGGATTTTTCCAAAGGGAAAGTAATTTACGGTATTAATACGGGCTTTGGTCCAATGGTACAATACAAAGTAAGTGAAAAAGACCAACAGGAATTACAGTATAATTTAATTCGAAGTCACAGTGCCGGAGCAGGGAAACCGCTCTCGAACATGCAGGTGAAAGCAACTATGCTTGCACGATTAAATACATTATCGAAAGGCTTTTCAGGAATTCATGAAGAAGTGATTATATTGCTGAAGGAGTTGATTAATCGAAACATTTATCCTTTAATTTTTGAACATGGAGGGGTTGGAGCAAGTGGAGATTTGGTGCAATTGGCGCATTTGGCCTTAGTTTTAATTGGTGAAGGGGAAGTTCATTACAAAGGTAAATGGGTAGCGACCTCGGCGGCATTTAAAGCCGAGAAATTAAAACCAATTACTATTCATACCCGTGAAGGTTTAGCACTCATAAATGGAACGTCTGCAATGACCGGCATTGGAATGATAAATGCGATTGATGCTCAAAATTTACTGCGTTGGTCCATTATGGCATCGAGCATGATTAGCGAAATAGTTGAAACATTTGACGATCATTTTTCTCACGAATTAAATCATGTAAAATTGCACAATGGTCAAAATTCAATAGCAGCTGCCATGCGCGCAATTTTAACCGATAGTAAGCTCATCAAAAAGCGTCCGGAGCATTTGTATCATAAAAAAATTGAAGCAGAATATTTACACGAAAAGGTACAGGAATATTACAGCTTAAGATGTGTTCCGCAAATTTTAGGTCCGGTACTCGATACTATTCAGCGTACAAAGCAAATACTAGCTTCCGAAATTAATTCAGTTAACGATAATCCAATTATTGACAAGGAAAACAACAATGTTTTTCACGGTGGAAATTTCCATGGAGATTATGTTTCACTGGAAATGGATAAATTAAAAATTGTGGTTACCAAGTTGTCGATGTTGTGTGAGCGTCAGTTGAATTTTTTATTGAATGATAAATTAAATCAAAAGCTGCCTCCTTTTGTAAATTTAGGTAAACTGGGATTAAACCTGGGCATGCAAGGAGCACAATTTACTGCTACAAGTACTGTTGCCGAAAATCAAACTTTATCGTTTCCGATGTATGTGCACAGTATTCCAAACAATAACGACAATCAGGACATTGTAAGTATGGGAACCAATTCAGCCTTGCTTACACAGCGTGTTATTGAGAATGCTTTTCAAGTTATAGCCATCGAATACATCACCATTTTGCAAGCAATTGATTACTTAAAGTTTGAATCTAAATTAAGTTCAAAATCGCGCAAACTTTATAAATCGTTGCGAACACTGGTTCCAAAGTTTACCAAAGATGCAATTAAGTATAAAGAAATTGAATTGGTTAAAAACTATTTGCAATCGAATACCTTACCATTATTAAACTAA
- a CDS encoding MBL fold metallo-hydrolase: protein MKITFLGTGTSQGVPLIACTCEVCTSEDSRDKRLRTSILLEFNDIAIVVDTGPDFRQQMLREKVKRLDAVLFTHEHKDHIAGLDDIRAFNFILKRKIDVYASDRVQDAIRREFAYIFSDTKYPGIPEIELHTIQNKPFEIQGIPIIPIEVLHYKLSVFAFRFGDFVYITDANAISQQEKKKIMGCKILVINALRRQAHVSHFTLQEALDLIAELKPEKAYLTHISHQLGKHSNIEKELPSGVFQAYDGLQIQL from the coding sequence GTGAAAATAACATTTTTAGGAACCGGAACCTCTCAAGGTGTGCCGCTAATTGCTTGTACTTGCGAAGTTTGCACTTCGGAAGATAGCCGTGATAAGCGCTTGCGTACTTCCATTTTGCTAGAATTTAATGACATTGCGATTGTTGTAGACACAGGCCCTGATTTCCGACAACAAATGTTACGTGAAAAAGTAAAACGGCTGGATGCTGTATTATTTACACACGAACACAAAGACCATATTGCCGGCTTAGACGACATACGGGCATTTAATTTTATTTTAAAACGAAAAATTGATGTGTATGCCAGCGATCGTGTTCAGGATGCTATTCGACGCGAGTTTGCTTACATATTTTCGGATACCAAATATCCCGGAATTCCCGAAATTGAATTGCATACCATTCAAAACAAACCCTTCGAAATACAAGGTATACCGATAATTCCAATCGAAGTTTTACATTATAAACTAAGTGTATTTGCATTTCGATTTGGAGATTTTGTTTACATTACTGACGCAAACGCTATCTCACAGCAAGAAAAGAAAAAAATAATGGGCTGCAAAATTTTAGTCATTAATGCACTCCGACGACAAGCACATGTTTCGCACTTTACCCTACAAGAAGCACTTGATTTAATTGCTGAATTGAAACCTGAAAAAGCCTATCTTACTCATATTAGCCATCAATTAGGAAAGCACAGTAATATCGAAAAGGAATTACCTAGTGGCGTTTTTCAGGCCTATGATGGCTTGCAAATTCAACTTTAA
- a CDS encoding DUF1456 family protein — translation MSNNDILKKLRIALQLRDDDIIEILRHADFKVTKTELSAFFRNEDHPNYKPLGDQILRKFLNGLIIFKRGPKLPPISKS, via the coding sequence ATGAGTAATAACGATATTCTAAAAAAACTAAGGATTGCTTTGCAGTTGCGGGATGACGATATTATTGAAATATTAAGGCATGCTGATTTTAAAGTCACAAAAACCGAACTTAGTGCATTTTTTAGGAATGAAGATCATCCGAATTACAAACCATTAGGAGATCAAATACTGCGTAAATTTTTGAATGGATTGATAATCTTCAAAAGAGGTCCCAAATTACCACCCATTAGCAAAAGCTAA
- a CDS encoding DUF2892 domain-containing protein — protein MIENLGNTDKIVRIFIGLAIVLMGVEYESWWGLLGFIFPITAVINWCPIYAFFGIKTSKDKGRRLI, from the coding sequence ATGATCGAGAATCTAGGAAATACCGACAAAATAGTTCGAATTTTTATTGGTTTAGCAATTGTGCTAATGGGCGTTGAATACGAAAGTTGGTGGGGATTACTGGGATTTATTTTCCCAATCACAGCAGTTATTAATTGGTGCCCTATTTACGCCTTTTTTGGAATTAAAACCTCAAAAGACAAAGGACGAAGATTAATCTAA
- a CDS encoding heavy metal translocating P-type ATPase metal-binding domain-containing protein, translating to MEKVTYKVDHTCYHCGESCNNSTIRDSEKYFCCSGCKMVYDILNQNNLCTYYDISENPGITQKDEVRKNKFSFLEDAQVQAKLIQFTDGTNTRVLFYLPQMHCSSCIWLLENLHKINAGIKSSIVDFPKREITIDFNSKECTLKEVAELLTAIGYEPHINLSDLNEKEVKYTNRSRIFKLGIAGFCFGNIMMLSFPEYFSSGIYDERGFRDLFSYLILGLSLPVFFYSASEFYISAWKGLKHRFLNIDTPIVLAIVITFVRSVVEIINGTGSGYLDSMSGIVFFMLAGRIFQDRVQSSIAFDRDYKSYFPIAVAVKNGDKEESIPVSKLKVGDRLVIRHNELIPADSILFYGKASIDYSFVTGESLPVPKGIGEIIYAGGKQMGTAIEMEVVKEVSQSYLTQLWNNEAFHNDNEKQHSFIHQLSKSFTLILFSIAAIASIYWWIYDPSKIINSLTAILIVACPCSLLLSATFTNGNIIRIFNKNKFYIKNATVIEALANATTIVFDKTGTITKSESSALHYEGIELSDFQKQITRSLAAQSTHPLSKAVFNELSQFPLLTCTHFSESTGQGIQAFVAGSEVKMGSYFFIHGLYKSDDTASKVYIQVDGKNMGCFVLKNKYREGLSDLIANLRKKYSIALLSGDNDAEKKYLQNLLGNDAEILFYQTPQDKLNYIALLQKKGKKVIMIGDGLNDAGALRISNAGIAVNDNSNNFSPACDAVLNGAEFSKLANLISYAKEGKSIIIGSFVLSILYNFVGISFAAQGNLSPLIAAILMPASSISILIFTVGLSALFAKIRGLS from the coding sequence ATGGAAAAAGTAACCTATAAAGTTGATCATACTTGTTACCATTGTGGCGAAAGCTGCAACAATTCAACAATTCGGGATAGCGAAAAATATTTTTGTTGTTCAGGATGCAAAATGGTGTACGATATTTTAAATCAAAATAATCTATGCACCTATTATGATATTTCTGAAAACCCCGGTATTACTCAAAAAGATGAAGTACGAAAAAATAAATTTTCTTTTCTTGAGGATGCTCAGGTACAAGCTAAATTAATTCAATTTACCGACGGCACAAACACACGTGTACTTTTTTACTTGCCCCAAATGCATTGCAGTTCCTGCATTTGGCTACTCGAAAATTTACACAAAATTAATGCGGGCATTAAAAGCTCTATTGTTGATTTTCCAAAGCGAGAAATAACCATTGACTTTAATTCAAAAGAATGCACTCTAAAAGAAGTAGCTGAATTGCTTACGGCGATTGGATATGAGCCTCACATCAACTTAAGCGATTTAAATGAGAAAGAAGTTAAATATACTAACCGATCCCGAATTTTTAAATTAGGTATTGCGGGCTTTTGCTTCGGGAATATTATGATGTTGAGTTTTCCCGAATATTTTTCATCGGGAATTTATGATGAAAGAGGCTTTCGTGATTTATTTTCCTACCTCATTCTTGGACTCTCCCTCCCTGTGTTTTTTTACAGTGCTTCCGAATTCTACATCAGTGCTTGGAAGGGACTAAAACACCGATTTTTAAACATCGATACACCAATTGTACTTGCCATTGTTATCACCTTCGTAAGAAGCGTAGTTGAAATTATCAACGGTACCGGAAGTGGTTACCTCGATTCCATGTCGGGCATTGTATTTTTTATGTTGGCTGGTCGCATTTTTCAAGACAGAGTGCAAAGTTCAATTGCTTTCGACAGAGATTATAAATCCTATTTTCCTATAGCCGTTGCAGTTAAAAACGGAGATAAAGAAGAAAGTATTCCGGTGTCAAAACTTAAAGTTGGTGATCGATTGGTTATTCGACACAACGAACTTATTCCGGCCGATTCCATTTTGTTTTATGGGAAAGCTAGCATCGATTACAGTTTCGTAACCGGCGAATCACTTCCAGTTCCAAAAGGTATTGGTGAAATTATTTATGCTGGTGGAAAGCAAATGGGAACTGCGATAGAAATGGAAGTTGTAAAAGAAGTTTCACAAAGCTATCTTACTCAATTGTGGAACAATGAAGCTTTTCATAACGATAACGAAAAGCAACATTCTTTTATCCATCAATTAAGCAAAAGCTTTACACTTATTTTATTTTCAATAGCTGCAATCGCTTCAATTTATTGGTGGATATATGATCCTTCCAAAATAATAAATTCACTAACAGCTATTCTTATTGTTGCCTGCCCATGTTCACTTTTATTATCGGCAACATTTACCAATGGAAATATTATTCGCATTTTCAATAAGAACAAGTTTTACATTAAAAATGCCACAGTAATAGAAGCGCTTGCAAATGCTACTACTATAGTGTTTGATAAAACAGGAACTATAACAAAAAGTGAAAGTAGTGCCTTGCATTACGAAGGCATAGAATTATCTGACTTTCAGAAACAAATAACTCGATCCTTAGCTGCTCAATCAACACATCCATTAAGTAAGGCAGTTTTTAATGAGTTGTCGCAATTCCCATTGTTAACCTGTACTCATTTTTCAGAAAGTACCGGACAAGGAATTCAAGCATTTGTTGCTGGTAGTGAGGTAAAGATGGGCTCTTATTTTTTTATTCACGGTCTATACAAATCCGATGATACGGCAAGTAAAGTATACATCCAGGTGGATGGTAAAAATATGGGCTGCTTTGTTCTAAAAAATAAATACAGGGAAGGTCTTTCTGATTTAATTGCCAACCTGCGTAAAAAATACAGTATCGCTTTGTTGTCTGGTGATAATGATGCAGAAAAAAAATACCTACAGAACTTGCTTGGAAATGATGCTGAAATTTTGTTTTACCAAACTCCACAAGATAAATTAAACTACATCGCACTCCTTCAAAAAAAGGGTAAAAAAGTAATCATGATTGGAGATGGTTTAAATGATGCAGGTGCTTTACGAATAAGTAATGCTGGCATTGCGGTGAACGACAATTCCAATAATTTTTCTCCTGCTTGCGATGCTGTTTTGAATGGTGCCGAATTTAGTAAGTTGGCGAATCTCATTAGTTACGCTAAAGAAGGTAAAAGTATAATAATAGGAAGTTTTGTGCTTTCAATTCTTTACAATTTTGTTGGAATAAGCTTTGCCGCACAAGGTAATCTGTCGCCACTGATTGCCGCTATTTTAATGCCGGCAAGTTCAATCAGCATATTAATTTTTACGGTTGGATTAAGTGCGCTGTTTGCCAAAATTCGGGGCTTATCCTAA
- the ccoS gene encoding cbb3-type cytochrome oxidase assembly protein CcoS: MSVLVLLIGVSLIVALGFLFGFIWSVKNGQFDDDYTPSVRMLFDEETKASSGLKIKQSSSSKTIKKVKQV, translated from the coding sequence ATGAGTGTCTTGGTTCTTTTAATTGGTGTAAGTTTAATAGTAGCGCTCGGCTTCCTTTTCGGCTTTATATGGTCGGTAAAAAATGGCCAATTTGATGATGATTATACTCCTTCAGTGCGCATGTTATTTGACGAAGAAACAAAAGCATCTAGTGGATTGAAAATAAAACAGAGTAGTAGTTCAAAAACAATAAAAAAAGTAAAACAAGTATAG
- the ccoN gene encoding cytochrome-c oxidase, cbb3-type subunit I has protein sequence MQIEKFSYDNKIVKMFAYATILWALVGMLAGLWVAFALAFPDLNLGLPYTSFGRLRPLHTNAVIFAFIGNGIFMGVYYSLQRLCKARMFSDALSKIHFWGWQLIIVSAALTLPFGITTGKEYAELEWPIDIAIALIWVVFGWNMFGTIIKRRERHLYVAIWFYIATFVTVAMLHIVNSIELPVSFLKSYSWYAGVQDALVQWWYGHNAVAFFLTTPYLGLMYYFIPKVAQRPVYSYRLSIIHFWALIFLYIWAGPHHLLYTALPDWAQSLGVVFSVMLIAPSWGGMINGLLTLRGAWDKVREDVVLKFMVVAVTAYGMATFEGPMLSLKSVNAIAHFTDWIVAHVHVGALGWNGFLTFGVLYWLIPKMFHTDLFSKKLANWHFWIGTLGIVFYAVPMYWAGFEQSKMWKQFTPEGQLQYQFLETVTYMKPFYLMRSIGGTLYLIGAVIMTYNLIKTIKAGSFVADEAAEAPALEKVHSKHSSEHWHRVIERKPIQMLIISLVVVVVGGVIEMVPTFLVQSNIPTIESVKPYTPLELQGRDIYIKEGCYTCHSQMVRPFRSETARYGEYSKAGEFVYDHPFQWGSKRTGPDLARLGGKYPDSWHFNHMLDPRSMAQQSIMPSYEWMLDNELDTSTTAAKIRAMITLGVPYPKDYDKIANADLIKQENEIVENLKRDKIETMPNREIVAMIAYLQRLGKDIKANPTSQSTNK, from the coding sequence ATGCAAATAGAAAAGTTTTCCTACGACAATAAGATTGTAAAAATGTTTGCCTACGCAACCATTCTTTGGGCATTGGTAGGTATGTTGGCTGGGCTATGGGTGGCCTTTGCCTTAGCATTTCCGGATTTAAATTTAGGGCTGCCTTATACGTCTTTTGGCAGACTTCGTCCATTACATACTAACGCGGTAATTTTTGCCTTTATAGGAAATGGAATTTTTATGGGAGTGTATTATTCACTTCAACGCCTATGTAAAGCGCGTATGTTTAGTGATGCACTCAGTAAGATTCATTTCTGGGGATGGCAATTAATAATTGTTTCGGCAGCGTTGACATTGCCATTTGGTATCACTACCGGAAAAGAATATGCCGAACTTGAATGGCCAATTGATATTGCCATTGCTCTTATTTGGGTGGTATTTGGTTGGAACATGTTTGGAACAATAATTAAGCGCCGTGAACGTCATTTATATGTTGCGATTTGGTTTTACATAGCCACCTTTGTTACTGTAGCCATGTTGCACATTGTTAATTCAATTGAGTTACCGGTATCTTTCTTAAAAAGCTATAGCTGGTACGCAGGAGTGCAGGATGCTCTGGTACAATGGTGGTACGGACACAATGCAGTGGCATTTTTCTTAACTACACCATATTTAGGATTAATGTATTACTTTATTCCTAAAGTGGCACAACGTCCTGTGTATTCGTACCGACTTTCAATCATACATTTCTGGGCACTTATATTTTTATACATCTGGGCTGGTCCGCATCACCTCTTGTACACTGCCTTACCCGATTGGGCGCAATCATTAGGTGTGGTGTTTTCGGTTATGCTTATCGCTCCTTCTTGGGGAGGTATGATTAATGGATTGCTAACCTTGCGCGGAGCTTGGGATAAAGTAAGAGAAGATGTAGTACTTAAGTTCATGGTAGTTGCAGTAACAGCTTATGGTATGGCTACCTTCGAAGGCCCTATGCTTTCATTAAAAAGTGTAAACGCTATTGCACACTTCACCGATTGGATTGTTGCACACGTGCATGTTGGAGCTTTAGGCTGGAACGGCTTTTTAACCTTCGGTGTATTGTATTGGTTAATTCCTAAAATGTTTCATACAGATTTATTTTCTAAAAAATTAGCAAACTGGCATTTTTGGATTGGAACACTTGGAATAGTTTTTTATGCTGTGCCAATGTACTGGGCAGGTTTCGAACAAAGTAAAATGTGGAAACAATTTACTCCCGAAGGTCAATTGCAATATCAATTTTTAGAAACGGTAACATACATGAAACCGTTTTATCTGATGCGTTCAATTGGTGGTACTTTATACCTTATTGGTGCGGTAATCATGACCTATAACTTAATTAAAACAATTAAGGCGGGATCATTTGTAGCCGATGAAGCAGCAGAAGCTCCAGCACTTGAGAAAGTACATTCAAAACACAGCAGTGAACACTGGCATAGAGTTATTGAGCGTAAACCTATTCAAATGCTCATAATTAGTTTGGTAGTGGTTGTAGTTGGAGGAGTAATTGAAATGGTTCCAACCTTTCTGGTACAATCCAATATTCCAACTATTGAAAGTGTAAAACCATACACTCCATTAGAATTGCAGGGTAGAGACATATATATTAAGGAAGGATGTTACACTTGTCACTCACAAATGGTACGTCCATTTAGATCTGAAACTGCTCGCTATGGCGAATATTCTAAAGCCGGCGAATTCGTTTACGATCATCCATTTCAATGGGGTTCAAAACGCACAGGTCCTGACTTAGCTCGACTTGGAGGAAAGTATCCCGATTCATGGCATTTTAATCACATGCTCGATCCTCGTTCCATGGCACAACAATCTATTATGCCAAGCTACGAATGGATGCTCGACAATGAGTTGGATACTTCTACAACTGCAGCAAAAATCAGAGCCATGATTACGCTTGGAGTGCCCTATCCAAAAGACTATGATAAAATTGCGAATGCGGATTTAATTAAACAAGAAAATGAAATTGTTGAAAATCTTAAGCGTGATAAAATTGAAACAATGCCTAATCGTGAAATTGTAGCAATGATTGCTTATTTGCAACGACTTGGTAAAGATATTAAAGCAAATCCTACTAGCCAATCTACTAACAAATGA